GTTCAAACACCAGTTCGACGACTATGCCGACGTTGGAGCTTCCACTGCCATCAAGTAAATTTCGAGCCTAGTGCGACCATTTCCGTGCAGGAAGGACGAAGAGCGGTGGCAGGACATTGTGATGGAAGAGATCGCAAAGAATCGCAATGTGGAGCCCTCGGACAACTTTTTGTTTGGGGAGTACAATGCGGACGAATACGTGCTAGGCAAGACGACACACAACGTGTCCGCCATGAGGAAGCCATCCTATAACTATCGGCTGTCCCCAGAAGGGCGAGTGAAGCTAGAGAATCGCATAATCCATCTGAAGCACATGGCAGCGACTAATCCGGGTACCCCCAAGGCGGTTCGGCCCAAACTTTGGATAGTCcgtcccagctgcggcaacTACTGCGAGCTTCTCGAGCGGGACGACGAGCGCCTGAGGTCTTTCGTGAAGCGCGTTCGCAAGCATTTTCCCAAGGAGCGTCTGGAGATCCTGAAGGTGAAGATCGACGTGAAGATGCCGTTGTGCGAGGTGTTCTTCGAGGGCGACATCACCGACATGGTGCGCATCTTCTACGCACGTGGCGGCACGCTTCAGTTTTACGTGGTGCCGCGCTTTTGGTCGCGTTGCCCGCTGCTCGAGAAGGACCCGCGGCTCGAGGCCAAATACGGCAAGTCGACGGCGCCGGGCCTCTTCCCCCAATGGGATGAGGACGGAATGCTGGAGGAGCTGATGGACTGCATGGACGTACGACCAGACTACGCGCTGGTAGGTGTGCTATGTTTACGTTCAACTTTTATCAGGAGTTCCGCCTGCCCAACGCGTGGCAGCTCCTTCCCATGGTGCCGGAGCACGATCGGGCCCTGATGGTTTCGCTGTTCGAAAAGGTGCACTGGCCCACGCGCCTCCGTGTCCAAAATGCATTTGAACAGGGCATCGAAGACTATCGCGACGTAATTTCTGACGAGTACGcggagctgcagcgcctcgaCCGCGGGCGCAGCAACATTTTGGACTACTGGCTGTGAGTTGTGTGCCGGTCCCTCTCATTTTGCGTAGGCCACCGTTAGAGCAATGAAGTGTGATAATGTGTTGCAGTCCAGCCGTTATATCGGCACCTTTTACTCGTCCTGCTCTTGTACGTGCTCATCAACCTCAACCGCATCTTCCTCGTCATAACTGTCCTCATCGAAGTCCTCGTCGCCATCCTGCGCATTTTAGACACTCACTCATTTCTATACTAACTGATTCGTCCTCTGATTGTGAGACCAATGGCTCGATGAGCGAATTCATTTGCGAGATGCCCTCAAAGATGTTTTCCACCTGTTCCGCCTGTGCTGGTGCTAGGATGACTACGGGTATGTCGccctcctcgtcgtcggcaCTGTCTCCTTGGAGTTGTATGAATACGCATGGCGTCTCACAGAGCGCCTTGTCCTTTGAAACGGCGTGGAGCACCATTCCCAGGTAGGGGAAGGCGTAGGAAACCGTGGAAGTGTCGCAGGCTATCCAGACTAGCCTGGAAGTCGTTATGTATAGCGTTCCATTGCCTGCGCGCTTTTGTACCGACGACACAGACCACACTAACCGTGGTTTTCGTTGTTAAACTTCAGGATAACGTCGGTGTACGTGGCGTGCACCTGTTCGTTGTTTGCGGTGTCGAGCATGGGCGTGTTGTCGACGTTCCGTTCGATATTTCTCTGGTAGCCTTGGAAGGTTGCCATTTTGTATACCAGCGGGAATTTCAACGAAACATTGGCATCTATACGGCCATTTACGCCGTTCGATTTCCCGATTGGGGGGCCGGGTGTGACATTGCATTCCTCGGACCGACCACCCGGCGGCACCAAGCGCGACAAGTGGCGCATATTTTAAATCTCCACATATCATAATTGGCGGTGTGTCTGCCTTCCATGCTGTTATCGCACGATGTGTAACCGGTAGTCCACCGGGCTGGCGTGACGTGTCTAACGCCCTGTGAACCGCGGCGCAATGCAGTCGCTCGACCGCTACCTGGGGATTGCGCTCAGCGGCAGCTACTTGTCGTACTGCCTCATCGTGAAGGATGTGTTGCGCAAGGCGGGATCCATTTCGCTGCGTTGCTCGTCATTGCAGCATCCCAGCAGGATCGCCGAGGCGTTCAAGATGCTCCGCGGCAGCATGAGCCCGGCAGAAACGCCTGGCAGCACATCACCTGCGTGTTTCGTGGGGATGCGCGGTGATAACGTCACTCCGCGCTCCGACTTGGCTGCCCGCCGGGCCTACAACCGCTGTCGAGTCCGTACCATCGTCGAGTGCCAGTCGGACGCTATATTTGGGTACGGCGCAGAATGAGATGTCGACACTGTTCAGAAACAAGCCCGTAATATTCAAAGAGCGCGAGCTTTACAGCACGATAGGTAGGCTTTCCCGG
This genomic stretch from Babesia bigemina genome assembly Bbig001, chromosome : III harbors:
- a CDS encoding membrane protein, putative, translated to MNPCNSVLRVLILACALWARNPRADCLLHTAFVPHLDASLPRRCGRYLGSTASGELSSSPPAGNPAGMGKKKNLFKHQFDDYADVGASTAIKKDEERWQDIVMEEIAKNRNVEPSDNFLFGEYNADEYVLGKTTHNVSAMRKPSYNYRLSPEGRVKLENRIIHLKHMAATNPGTPKAVRPKLWIVRPSCGNYCELLERDDERLRSFVKRVRKHFPKERLEILKVKIDVKMPLCEVFFEGDITDMVRIFYARGGTLQFYVVPRFWSRCPLLEKDPRLEAKYGKSTAPGLFPQWDEDGMLEELMDCMDVRPDYALEFRLPNAWQLLPMVPEHDRALMVSLFEKVHWPTRLRVQNAFEQGIEDYRDVISDEYAELQRLDRGRSNILDYWL
- a CDS encoding Methylosome subunit pICln; protein product: MATFQGYQRNIERNVDNTPMLDTANNEQVHATYTDVILKFNNENHGNGTLYITTSRLVWIACDTSTVSYAFPYLGMVLHAVSKDKALCETPCVFIQLQGDSADDEEGDIPVVILAPAQAEQVENIFEGISQMNSLIEPLVSQSEDESDGDEDFDEDSYDEEDAVEVDEHVQEQDE